The nucleotide sequence GGGTGACGACCGCCCTCACGCCCGAGACGCGGGCGCGTCGGATCGAGCGGCTCGTCGCGGGCCTCGCGGCGGGCAAGGCGCCGTAGTCAGTCCGGTCGCAGCCCGCGCAGCACCACCCGCAGGTAGCGCTCCTGCGCGCGACCCGTCGGGTCGTCCGGCACCTGCGCGAGCACGACGGCGAGGTCCTCCGTCGTGACGTCGGGCCGCAGCGCTCCCGCGTCCTGCGCCAGCGCGAGCACCCTGCCCACAGCGGCCTCCGCGCGACGCGTCGCCGCGGTGAGCGTCTCGCCGCCTGCGCCGTCGGGGCGGAGGAGAGCCGCGGCGGCCTTCACCGCCTTGTCCGCCTGGTAGCTGCGGGCCACCTGCTGGACGAGGTCCTCGACCACCTCCCACGCCGGCGCGCCCGCCTCGAGCGCGGCGGCGCTCGCCTCGGCCCGGTCGGCGATCGCGACGACGGAGTCCTCGACCACGGCGGCGACGAGCGCCTCCTTCGTGCCGAAGTGCCGGTACAGCGTGCCGACGGCGACACCGGCCTCGGTGGCGACGTCGTCCATCCGCACGGCGGCGCCGTCCCGGGCGACGAGCCGGCGGGCGGTCTCGAGCACGCGGGTGCGGTTGCGGACGGCGTCGCTGCGCACAGGCCTCCTTGACAACATGAACCATGGTTCCGCATCCTTTTTCGGAACCAGCATTCACCTTAGTGGAAGGGACCTCACCATGGCGCGATGGACGCTCGACGACGCCCCCCGGCAGGACGGCCGGCTCGCGGTCGTCACCGGAGGCAACGACGGACTCGGCCTCGAGACCGCCCTCAGCCTCGCGACGCTCGGCGCCCGCGTCGTGCTCGCGTGCCGCACGACCGCGAAGGGCGAGGCGGCCGCGACCCGCATCCGCGAGCGGGTGCCCGGTGCGGACGTCACCGTCCGCCGGCTCGACCTCGCCTCCCTCGCGAGCGTCGAGGCGTTCGCCGCCGACCTGCTGCGCGACGAGCCGCGCCTCGACCTGCTCATCGACAACGCCGGCATCATGGCCGTCGACGAGGGGCGGACCGAGGACGGCTTCGAGCTCCAGCTCGGCACCAACCACCTCGGCCACTTCGCCCTCACCCTGCGGCTGCTGCCTGCGCTGCTCGCGACGCCCGGGTCGCGGGTCGCGACGATATCGAGCGTGGGGCACCGGCGGGGCCGGCTCGCGCTCGACGACCTCATGGGGGACGTGCGCGGCTACGACCGCTGGCGGGCGTACTTCCAGTCGAAGCTCGCGAACCTCCTCTTCACCGCCGAGCTGCAGCGTCGCCTTGCCGCCGTGGGGGCCGGCACCATCGCCGTCGCGGCGCACCCCGGTGGCTCCCGGACGGACCTCGGCACCGAGGGGACGGGCCTCAGCAACCGGTTGTCGACCGCGGTGGCGGCCGTCCTCACGCAGTCCGCGCGGGTCGGGGCCCTGCCGATGCTGCGTGCGGCGGTCGCGCCGGACGTCGTGGGCGGGGAGTACTACGGCCCGCGCCTCGGCCTGGTCGGCCACCCGGTCCGCGAGACGCCGTCGCGGCGGGCGAGGGACGCCGACGACGCCGCGGCGCTGTGGGAGGCGTCGGAGCGGCTGACCGGCGTGACGTGGGCCGCCGTGGTCCCGCCCGCCCGGGACCTCGCGCGCTGACGGGGTGGGTGTCCGGGCTCGGCGCTAGCGTGCGGCGGCATGACGCACGTGCTGCTGTTCCACCACGCCCTCGGGCTGACGCCCGGCCTGCTCGGCTTCGCCGACACGCTGCGCGCGGACGGCCACGAGGTCACGACGCCCGACCTGTTCGACGGCCGGACGTTCGCGACCGTGGAGGAGGGCGTCGCCTTCGCCTCCGAGGCCGGGTTCGGCGCGCTCACGGAGCGGGGGGTGCGGGCGGCCGACGACCTGCCGGACGACCTCGTGTACGCCGGGGTGTCGCTCGGCGTCATGCCCGCGCAGCAGCTCGCGCAGACCCGGGCCGGTGCCCGCGGGGCGCTGCTCCTCGAGGCGGCCGTACCGACCTCCGAGTTCGGTGCCTGGCCCGTCGGGCTGCCGGTGCAGGTGCACGGCATGGACGCCGACCCGTACTTCGCCGAGGAGGACCTGCCCGCCGCGCGGGCCCTCGTCGAGGAGGCCGGGTCGGCCGGCGAGCTGTTCCTCTACCCGGGCGGCGGGCACCTGTTCCTCGACCCGTCGTCGCCGGCGTACGACGCGACGGCCGCCGAGCTCGCGACCGAGCGCATCCGCGGGTTCCTCCGCGCTCTGTCCTGACAGCAGCGTCACGGCAGCAGCAGGACGGCACCGAGCACCGCGCCGCCGACCGTCACCGCGAGGAGGAGCAGCAGCCACAGCAACCGCGGGACGCCGGTGACGCTCGCGAGCTGCGCGGGGTCCGACCGGGGGTCGCGGCGCGCGGAGCCGCCGAACAGCTCGAGCACCGTCCGCGGGGCGGTGAGCAGCAGCGTCCACACGAGCAGCAGCGCCACCCAGCCGACGACCGTCGGCGGCAGGAACCAGCTCGCGGCCGCGACGGCCCCACCGAGTGCGAGGAGGACGAGCAGCCCGTAGAGGTTGCCGACGGCGAGCACGAGCACCGTCGCGGCGAGCACGAGCGCCCACAGCAGTCCCGCGGCGTACCCGGCGGCCACGGCGGCGGCACCCGCGACGCCGACGACCGACGGCGCGGGATAGCCCGCGAGCAGCGTCGCGACCATGCCCGGTCCGCTCGGGCGACCGCGCGAGAGCGTGACGCCGGACGCGTCGGCGTGCAGCCGGATGCCGCTGACCCGGCGTCCGACGCACACGGCGACGACCGCGTGACCGGCCTCGTGGACGACCGTCACCGCCTGCCGAACGAGGGGCACCTGCGCGAGCGCGAGGGCGACTCCGGCGACGACGAGGACCACGACCAGGCCGGGCGGTGCCGCGGCCGTGAGGGCGTCGGACCAGATCTCACGCAGGGCGTCGGTCACGGGACCGAGGGTGCCGCGGCGAGACGGAACACGTACGCGAAGGCGTCCCGTGTGTACGCGATACCGCGCCCGCTGCGCCGGATGGCAGCGACCGGCTCGATGTCAGGGTCGAGCGCCGCCACGCTCGCGTCGCCGTGGCTCGCGTTGGCGAGCAGGAGCCCGCCGGGTGCGAGGTAGGCCCGGCAGGCGTCCCAGACGAGTCCCGCGTACAGCGAGACGACGGGGTCAGCTGCTGCGGCGGTAGCCCGCCCACTCTCGCTCTCGACGCGTCTGTCGATCGGCCCGATGGTCGTCCGCGTGCGTAGTCTCGTGCTCATGATGGCCGCGGAGGCAGTGCCGCTTCCGGAAGAGTTGTCGCTGGACGACCTCCGGGCCCACCTCCGTGACTCGGGTGCCGTTTTCGCTTTCCTGCACGGGAGTCGGGTCGCCGGCGCTTTCCGTGTCGATTCCGACGTCGACGTCGCCGCCTGGTTCGGGCGCTCGGTCGCCTCGTGGGAGGTGCCGATGCCGCCTGCCGTGGACCTCCTGGTCCTCGATGACGCGGGTCTCGAGCTGTCCGGTCGGGTGGCGCAGTACGGGGTGCTGCTACTCGACGACGACCCACCGGCACGCGTCGCGTGGCAGGCGGACCGGTCCAAGCGATACCTCGACGAGGCGCACCGTCGCCGCGATCTCACCGACACGGTCTTCGGTCGGGCCCGCTGATGGTCGACGAGGTCCGACTCGCGCGCTTGCTGCAGCGGCTCGGTGAGCAGGTCTCGCACCTGCGCGCACGCGCGTCCGAGGATCCCGACGAGTTGCTGCGCGACGAAGCGCGCCTGTCGGGTACCAAGTACCGCTTCGTCACCGCTGTCGAGGCCGTCCTCGACGTGTCGCACCACCTGCTCGCCTCGGAGCTGTGGGGACCGGCGGACAACTCGGCCGCGGCAGTGGGCCTCCTCGCCCGACACGGGGTTCTCGACAGCTCCCTGGCCCAGCGCCTGGCGGGAGCTACAGGCTTCCGCAACGTTCTCGTCCACGGCTACGCAGAAGTCGACGACAGCCGGGTCGTGGCGAACCTGGCTCACCTGGCGGACTTTGACGACTTCGCCGAGCAGGTCCGCGCCTGGGCGGCGTCCACGCGCTGAACAGCGGCGGCTGCCCAGCCGGCCCGGAAGCCGAGCCGGCTGGGCAGCTGCGCGTCAGGGGGCGGTGACCCCGAACGTCGCGAGCCACGCCAGGTCGTCGGCCTGGTCGACGCGGTACGCGCCGTCGCTGCCGGTGCAGGTCGGGTTGATGCCGAACGACGTCACCGCGACGATCACGTGGCTCGTGTCGCCGGCGAGGACGGGGCCGCCGGAGTCGCCGGAGCACGTGCCGCCGGTCGTGTTCGTGCCCTGGTTGTTGGAGAACTTCGCCGACGTGCCCTTGCCGTAGCCGAAGACGCCGTTGAGGTTGACGAGCTTCTGCGTGGCCTTGCGGCGGGTGTCGCCGCCGGACGCGGTGAGCGGTCCCGACTCCTCCAGGCCGTAGCCGACCGGCTCGTACGTCCGGCCCTTCACCCGCGCGAGCCGGTCGAGCAGGCCCACCTCCGGCAGGACACCGAAGCCGTCCGAGGTCGCGTAGTCCGGCGCGGGCTCGTCGAGCACGAGGACCCCGAGGTCGTGGAGGACGAAGTTCCCGTCGTCGTACTCGGGGTGGTGGTAGGCGGTGGCGGACCGCCAGTCGGGGTCGGCGTCGAGGACGGCGGACCACGCGTCGTAGCGCTCGTCGTTGCCGTCGGGCACGAAGGTGCTGCTGGGCGGCAGGGCCGAGTAGTCCGGCGCCTCGAGGAAGTTGATCCAGACGTCGGTGCCGCCGGTGCTGCTGAGCGCGCCGTCCGGCAGCGTCGTCGGCTCGCCGTCGGTCCCGATGCCGTACACGCAGTGCCCGGCCGTGAGGACCGTCGTCTCGTCGAGGAGCGTGCCGGTGCAGGTGAACCAGCCGCCCGGGTCGTCGAAGCGGGAGTCGACGGCATCGGGCACGTAGTACAGGAGCTGCCCGACGTACGGGTGCTCGCCGTCGTCCGGCACGCCGTTGACGATGGCCGCGGCGGGCAGGCTGGGGACGAGGAGCACGGCGGTGGCCGTGAGCGCTCCGACGACAGTGCGCTTTATGCATCAGTCCTTCGGGTTGTCGACGTCGAGGTCGTGCGGTGGCAGGACCGTACGTGCCGACCCGACACAACGGAAGAAACTGCGCCTGACGGCCTTCAGTCCTCGATGATGTCGCGGCCCTCCGCTCGCAGCCGGGCGAGGCTGTCGAGCATCCCCTGCAGCACCTCCGGGTCGTGCCCCTGCCAGTCGGTCACTTCGCCGACGACGCGGAGCGCGTGCCGGGTGCGGTACGACCGGGTCGGGTTGCCGGGAAACCTCTTGTTCGTGACGTTGGGGTCGTCCTCGAACGGGCCCGTCGGCTCGACCAGGTAGACGTAGCCGCGGTGCTCGTCGCCCGCGAGGGCGGTCGACAGCTCCGCGCCCCACACGGCGGTCTCGAGCGCCGCCGCGAAGTAGACGTGGTTCGAGATGCGACCGGCCTGGAAGTTCGACCCGCGGCCGGGGACGAGGTCGACGCCGACGGCGACCTCGTACCGCGTGCCGTGGAAGAACGGGCCCTCGATGTGCGCGCAGGAGTCGTACGTGACCGGGACGTCGGCCGTCACCGGGTCACCAGGCCGTCGGGACGCCGTAGCGGCGGAGCGCATCGTCCTTGGTGACGAGCACGAGGTCCTCCAGTCGCG is from Aquipuribacter nitratireducens and encodes:
- a CDS encoding TetR/AcrR family transcriptional regulator, translated to MRSDAVRNRTRVLETARRLVARDGAAVRMDDVATEAGVAVGTLYRHFGTKEALVAAVVEDSVVAIADRAEASAAALEAGAPAWEVVEDLVQQVARSYQADKAVKAAAALLRPDGAGGETLTAATRRAEAAVGRVLALAQDAGALRPDVTTEDLAVVLAQVPDDPTGRAQERYLRVVLRGLRPD
- a CDS encoding oxidoreductase produces the protein MARWTLDDAPRQDGRLAVVTGGNDGLGLETALSLATLGARVVLACRTTAKGEAAATRIRERVPGADVTVRRLDLASLASVEAFAADLLRDEPRLDLLIDNAGIMAVDEGRTEDGFELQLGTNHLGHFALTLRLLPALLATPGSRVATISSVGHRRGRLALDDLMGDVRGYDRWRAYFQSKLANLLFTAELQRRLAAVGAGTIAVAAHPGGSRTDLGTEGTGLSNRLSTAVAAVLTQSARVGALPMLRAAVAPDVVGGEYYGPRLGLVGHPVRETPSRRARDADDAAALWEASERLTGVTWAAVVPPARDLAR
- a CDS encoding dienelactone hydrolase family protein, coding for MTHVLLFHHALGLTPGLLGFADTLRADGHEVTTPDLFDGRTFATVEEGVAFASEAGFGALTERGVRAADDLPDDLVYAGVSLGVMPAQQLAQTRAGARGALLLEAAVPTSEFGAWPVGLPVQVHGMDADPYFAEEDLPAARALVEEAGSAGELFLYPGGGHLFLDPSSPAYDATAAELATERIRGFLRALS
- a CDS encoding M50 family metallopeptidase, producing the protein MTDALREIWSDALTAAAPPGLVVVLVVAGVALALAQVPLVRQAVTVVHEAGHAVVAVCVGRRVSGIRLHADASGVTLSRGRPSGPGMVATLLAGYPAPSVVGVAGAAAVAAGYAAGLLWALVLAATVLVLAVGNLYGLLVLLALGGAVAAASWFLPPTVVGWVALLLVWTLLLTAPRTVLELFGGSARRDPRSDPAQLASVTGVPRLLWLLLLLAVTVGGAVLGAVLLLP
- a CDS encoding nucleotidyltransferase domain-containing protein, with translation MMAAEAVPLPEELSLDDLRAHLRDSGAVFAFLHGSRVAGAFRVDSDVDVAAWFGRSVASWEVPMPPAVDLLVLDDAGLELSGRVAQYGVLLLDDDPPARVAWQADRSKRYLDEAHRRRDLTDTVFGRAR
- the hepT gene encoding type VII toxin-antitoxin system HepT family RNase toxin — encoded protein: MVDEVRLARLLQRLGEQVSHLRARASEDPDELLRDEARLSGTKYRFVTAVEAVLDVSHHLLASELWGPADNSAAAVGLLARHGVLDSSLAQRLAGATGFRNVLVHGYAEVDDSRVVANLAHLADFDDFAEQVRAWAASTR
- a CDS encoding trypsin-like serine protease, which encodes MLLVPSLPAAAIVNGVPDDGEHPYVGQLLYYVPDAVDSRFDDPGGWFTCTGTLLDETTVLTAGHCVYGIGTDGEPTTLPDGALSSTGGTDVWINFLEAPDYSALPPSSTFVPDGNDERYDAWSAVLDADPDWRSATAYHHPEYDDGNFVLHDLGVLVLDEPAPDYATSDGFGVLPEVGLLDRLARVKGRTYEPVGYGLEESGPLTASGGDTRRKATQKLVNLNGVFGYGKGTSAKFSNNQGTNTTGGTCSGDSGGPVLAGDTSHVIVAVTSFGINPTCTGSDGAYRVDQADDLAWLATFGVTAP
- the arr gene encoding NAD(+)--rifampin ADP-ribosyltransferase, encoding MTADVPVTYDSCAHIEGPFFHGTRYEVAVGVDLVPGRGSNFQAGRISNHVYFAAALETAVWGAELSTALAGDEHRGYVYLVEPTGPFEDDPNVTNKRFPGNPTRSYRTRHALRVVGEVTDWQGHDPEVLQGMLDSLARLRAEGRDIIED